In Streptomyces sp. NBC_01707, a genomic segment contains:
- a CDS encoding phosphatidylinositol-specific phospholipase C domain-containing protein, whose translation MGDGRHMGHGWRRGLTTAAAGLLAVGLTAGSARSADTGESAYSATTGVGVHNAYEKGTYPYFADALDSGAALLELDVWTNVFGSSWRVSHSNPIGNDNNCENAANAAQLRTKARNQNLAGCLADIRAWHDAHPGHRPVVLKLELKDGFQAKNGRGPAQLDALLSDKLGSALFRPADLADGHATLDEAVRAGGWPTRSALAGRFVVELIPGTVEEGNPADTLWTDREYATHLRDLAAVGRLGDAAAFPAVHRAETGDPRGRYTDTGIRPWFVVFDGDAATYAGGSIDTGWYARNQYLVVMTDAHDVAPAIDGTSPTQAQALDRLALLAGRHASIITADWHALTQVLSTVVPRAAG comes from the coding sequence ATGGGAGACGGACGGCACATGGGACACGGATGGCGTCGAGGGCTGACGACCGCGGCGGCCGGTCTGCTCGCTGTCGGACTGACTGCGGGATCCGCCCGTTCGGCCGACACGGGTGAGTCCGCCTACTCGGCGACCACCGGTGTCGGTGTGCACAACGCGTACGAGAAGGGCACCTATCCCTACTTCGCCGACGCACTCGACTCCGGTGCGGCGCTTCTCGAACTCGATGTGTGGACCAACGTCTTCGGCAGTTCCTGGCGGGTCTCGCACAGCAATCCGATCGGCAACGACAACAACTGCGAGAACGCCGCGAATGCCGCCCAGTTGCGCACCAAGGCGCGCAATCAGAATCTGGCCGGCTGTCTCGCGGACATCAGGGCCTGGCACGACGCTCACCCCGGACACCGGCCGGTGGTGCTGAAGCTCGAACTCAAGGACGGCTTCCAGGCCAAGAACGGCCGGGGCCCCGCCCAACTGGACGCCTTGCTGTCCGACAAGCTCGGCAGCGCGCTGTTCCGGCCCGCTGATCTGGCCGATGGGCACGCCACGCTCGACGAGGCGGTACGGGCCGGCGGGTGGCCCACCCGGTCCGCGCTCGCCGGGCGCTTCGTCGTGGAGCTGATCCCGGGGACCGTCGAAGAGGGCAACCCCGCCGACACGCTGTGGACCGACCGGGAGTACGCCACTCACCTGCGCGATCTCGCGGCGGTCGGGCGGCTGGGGGACGCGGCCGCCTTCCCCGCCGTGCACCGGGCCGAGACCGGTGACCCGAGAGGGCGCTACACGGACACGGGCATCCGGCCCTGGTTCGTGGTCTTCGACGGGGACGCCGCCACGTACGCCGGTGGGTCCATCGACACCGGGTGGTACGCCCGGAACCAGTATCTCGTCGTGATGACGGACGCCCACGACGTGGCGCCCGCCATCGACGGCACGAGTCCGACACAGGCTCAGGCCCTCGACCGGCTCGCCCTGTTGGCGGGACGGCACGCAAGCATCATCACCGCGGACTGGCATGCGCTGACCCAGGTGCTCTCGACGGTCGTGCCGCGCGCGGCGGGCTGA
- a CDS encoding DUF4389 domain-containing protein, with translation MADARWTGPRGADLGEWLPVLDLIEPPRQRRLTVLVRLLLLIPHFVVLFFLHIAAFFTVIVGWFAALVMGRLPEPVFRFLAGYLGYQMRVGASSMLLIDRYPPFTLNPSPDYPVQIEVRPTQLNRLAVFFRLFLMIPAAVVQGLASSGWWALSFIWWLITLVLGRMPRPLFEASAATLRYTMRFSAYFMMLTPAYPKGFFGDDALSVPERQTRSATRPLVMSGTGKALLILFLIVGVAADITTSTTTSWTSDTADDW, from the coding sequence ATGGCTGACGCCCGGTGGACGGGCCCCAGGGGAGCCGACCTTGGCGAATGGCTGCCCGTCCTGGACCTCATCGAGCCGCCGCGACAACGGCGACTCACCGTCCTGGTACGACTCCTCCTGCTGATCCCGCACTTCGTCGTGTTGTTCTTCCTCCACATCGCGGCCTTCTTCACCGTCATCGTGGGATGGTTCGCCGCCCTGGTCATGGGGCGGCTGCCCGAACCGGTCTTCCGCTTCCTCGCCGGATATCTCGGCTACCAGATGCGTGTCGGCGCGAGCTCGATGCTGCTGATCGACCGCTATCCGCCGTTCACGCTGAACCCGTCGCCGGACTACCCGGTCCAGATCGAGGTAAGGCCCACGCAGCTCAACCGGCTGGCCGTCTTCTTCCGGCTGTTCCTGATGATTCCGGCGGCCGTCGTGCAGGGCCTCGCCTCGTCGGGCTGGTGGGCGCTGTCCTTCATCTGGTGGCTGATCACTCTCGTCCTGGGGCGCATGCCCCGCCCCCTCTTCGAGGCCTCGGCCGCCACACTCCGCTACACCATGCGCTTCTCCGCCTACTTCATGATGCTCACACCGGCCTACCCCAAGGGGTTCTTCGGCGACGACGCCCTCTCCGTACCGGAGCGCCAGACACGTTCTGCCACCCGACCGCTGGTCATGAGCGGTACGGGGAAGGCCCTGCTGATCCTCTTCCTGATCGTCGGAGTGGCCGCCGACATCACCACCTCCACGACGACGTCATGGACGTCGGACACCGCCGACGACTGGTGA
- a CDS encoding DinB family protein — MTWTAPAAKRIPGSLVAGEREMLTGYLGWFRSTLLQKCAGLTGEQLAERTVPPSNLTLLGLLRHMAKVERTWFRERFAGQRLDPMYDPAQGKDADFEDLDPARAADDYARLVEECRLADAVVADASLDDTFTHNGELFSLRLVHVHMIGEYARHIGHADLVRERLDGVTGD; from the coding sequence ATGACTTGGACAGCACCTGCAGCGAAGCGCATCCCTGGCTCCCTGGTCGCCGGCGAGCGGGAGATGCTCACGGGATATCTCGGCTGGTTCCGCAGCACGTTGCTGCAGAAGTGCGCCGGCCTGACCGGTGAACAGCTCGCCGAAAGGACCGTTCCGCCGTCCAACCTCACACTTCTCGGACTGCTCCGCCATATGGCGAAGGTCGAACGCACCTGGTTCCGGGAGCGATTCGCCGGACAGCGGCTGGACCCGATGTACGACCCGGCCCAGGGCAAGGACGCGGACTTCGAGGATCTGGACCCGGCCCGTGCGGCCGACGACTACGCACGCCTGGTCGAGGAGTGCCGCCTCGCCGACGCCGTCGTCGCCGATGCGTCGCTCGACGACACCTTCACGCACAACGGCGAGCTCTTCTCACTGCGCCTGGTGCATGTCCACATGATCGGGGAGTACGCGCGTCACATCGGCCACGCCGATCTCGTGCGCGAACGCCTCGACGGGGTGACGGGGGACTGA
- a CDS encoding potassium channel family protein: MQQSFFALLLGRLLTNRWWRTFHARAALSVSAATAAVLLAGAALVVPAEEGAAGANITSFPKAVWWSIETATTVGYGDLYPVTAWGRVIASVMILAGITTFGMVTASIATWFVGRAEQDAQHVGRAVRRYARHGEEVFDAELRALHDRFDRVERLLERNGER; encoded by the coding sequence GTGCAGCAATCGTTCTTCGCGCTTCTGCTCGGTCGCCTGCTGACCAACCGGTGGTGGCGCACCTTTCATGCCCGGGCCGCCCTGTCGGTGTCGGCGGCCACGGCCGCGGTCCTGTTGGCCGGTGCGGCATTGGTCGTTCCCGCCGAGGAGGGCGCGGCCGGCGCGAACATCACCTCCTTCCCCAAAGCCGTCTGGTGGTCCATCGAGACCGCGACGACGGTGGGGTACGGGGATCTGTACCCCGTGACCGCATGGGGGCGGGTGATCGCCTCGGTGATGATACTGGCCGGTATCACCACCTTCGGCATGGTCACCGCGTCCATCGCCACATGGTTCGTCGGCCGGGCCGAGCAGGATGCCCAGCATGTGGGCAGGGCGGTTCGCCGCTATGCCCGCCACGGCGAGGAGGTGTTCGACGCAGAGCTTCGGGCGCTGCACGACAGGTTCGACCGTGTGGAGCGGCTGCTCGAGAGAAACGGCGAACGCTAG
- the asnB gene encoding asparagine synthase (glutamine-hydrolyzing) codes for MCGITGWISFDRDLRSESAVLDAMTATMACRGPDDSGTFFDGPAGLGHRRLAIIDLPGGRQPMTVPTSQGDVAMVYSGEAYNYTELRVELAGLGHRFMTDSDTEVVLHGYLEWGDAVAERLNGMYAFAVWDARTQKLVMIRDRMGIKPFYYAPTADGVLFGSEPKAILANPLARRAVTLDGLRELFAFVKTPGHAVWDGMHEVEPGTVITVDRDGLHRRTYWALETRPHTGDQATSIATVRELLDDIVRRQLVSDVPRCTLLSGGLDSSAMTAIAARHLAESGETVRSFAVDFVGQADNFVADELRSTPDTPYVHDVARAAGTEHLDIVLDSQELADPDVRARVIRARDLPMGFGDMDASLYLLFKAIREHSTVALSGESADEVFGGYLQFFDEEARAADTFPWLVKFAEHFGDDADVLRPELTDALDLPGYIRHSYAVATAGIRRLDGESDFEYRMRRICHLHLTRFVRVLLDRKDRTSMAVGLEVRVPYCDHRLVEYVYNAPWSLKSFDGREKSLLREATRDVLPQSVYDRVKSPYPSTQDPKYAIALQEQARDLLASPSHRVFELVDRDRLKRAAHRELPQITQASRRGLERTLDLAVWLDLYDPELLLD; via the coding sequence ATGTGCGGGATCACCGGCTGGATCTCCTTCGACCGCGATCTGCGGTCCGAGTCCGCCGTACTGGACGCGATGACCGCGACGATGGCGTGCCGGGGCCCGGACGACAGCGGCACGTTCTTCGACGGCCCGGCCGGCCTGGGGCACCGCAGGCTCGCCATCATCGACCTGCCGGGCGGCCGTCAGCCGATGACGGTCCCGACCTCGCAGGGCGACGTGGCGATGGTGTACTCCGGAGAGGCGTACAACTACACCGAGCTCCGAGTCGAACTGGCCGGTCTCGGACACCGGTTCATGACCGACTCCGACACCGAGGTCGTGCTCCACGGCTACCTCGAGTGGGGGGACGCGGTGGCCGAGCGGCTCAACGGGATGTACGCCTTCGCCGTGTGGGACGCCCGCACACAGAAACTGGTCATGATCCGCGACCGCATGGGCATCAAGCCCTTCTACTACGCCCCCACCGCGGACGGCGTGCTGTTCGGTTCCGAGCCGAAGGCGATCCTCGCCAACCCTCTCGCCCGGCGCGCGGTCACCCTGGACGGGCTGCGTGAGCTGTTCGCCTTCGTGAAGACACCGGGGCACGCCGTGTGGGACGGGATGCACGAGGTCGAGCCCGGCACGGTCATCACCGTCGACCGCGACGGGCTGCACCGGCGCACCTACTGGGCCCTGGAGACGCGGCCGCACACCGGCGACCAGGCCACCTCGATCGCCACCGTGCGCGAGCTGCTCGACGACATCGTGCGCCGCCAGCTGGTCTCCGACGTACCGCGCTGCACACTCCTGTCGGGCGGTCTGGATTCGTCCGCGATGACCGCCATCGCCGCCCGGCATCTCGCGGAGAGCGGCGAGACGGTGCGCAGCTTCGCCGTGGACTTCGTGGGGCAGGCGGACAACTTCGTCGCGGACGAGCTCCGCTCCACGCCCGACACCCCGTATGTGCACGACGTGGCCCGGGCGGCCGGTACCGAGCACCTCGACATCGTGCTCGACTCCCAGGAGCTCGCCGATCCCGACGTGCGGGCGCGGGTGATCCGGGCCCGTGACCTGCCGATGGGCTTCGGCGACATGGACGCGTCGTTGTACCTGCTGTTCAAGGCGATTCGCGAGCATTCCACGGTGGCCCTCTCCGGCGAGTCCGCCGACGAGGTGTTCGGCGGCTACCTCCAGTTCTTCGACGAAGAGGCCCGCGCCGCCGACACCTTCCCGTGGCTCGTGAAGTTCGCGGAGCACTTCGGGGACGACGCCGATGTCCTGCGCCCCGAGCTGACGGACGCGCTCGACCTGCCCGGGTACATCCGCCACAGTTACGCGGTCGCCACAGCCGGGATCCGCCGCCTGGACGGCGAGTCCGACTTCGAGTACCGGATGCGGCGGATCTGTCATCTGCACCTGACGCGCTTCGTGCGCGTACTCCTGGACCGCAAGGACCGGACGAGCATGGCCGTCGGCCTGGAGGTTCGAGTGCCCTACTGCGACCACCGGCTCGTCGAGTACGTGTACAACGCGCCCTGGTCGCTGAAGTCGTTCGACGGACGGGAGAAGAGCCTGCTGCGGGAGGCCACCCGCGATGTACTCCCGCAGTCGGTGTACGACCGGGTGAAGAGCCCGTATCCGTCGACGCAGGATCCGAAGTACGCGATCGCCCTGCAGGAGCAGGCCAGGGATCTACTGGCCAGCCCCTCTCACCGGGTCTTCGAACTCGTGGACCGGGACCGGCTGAAGCGGGCCGCGCACCGTGAACTCCCGCAGATCACCCAGGCGTCGCGGCGCGGGCTGGAGCGCACCCTGGATCTGGCTGTCTGGCTCGATCTCTACGATCCTGAGCTGCTGCTGGACTGA
- a CDS encoding SgcJ/EcaC family oxidoreductase, which yields MNESADEESVTPAVRELYEELLRAWNRRDAHAYAALFTPDAAMIGFDGSQVRGSEVEGHLAPIFADHPTAAYVWKVREVRPLGGTAAMLRAIAGMVPPGQSELNPAVNAVQTLVAECGSGSWRVALFQNTPAAYHHRPDLVEQHTGELRQILRAEHGQHQG from the coding sequence ATGAACGAGAGCGCCGATGAGGAGTCCGTGACACCTGCGGTGCGAGAGCTCTACGAAGAGCTGCTCCGCGCCTGGAACCGCCGCGACGCCCACGCCTATGCGGCGCTGTTCACCCCTGATGCCGCAATGATCGGGTTCGACGGAAGCCAGGTGCGCGGCTCGGAGGTGGAGGGTCATCTCGCACCGATCTTCGCCGACCATCCGACCGCGGCATATGTGTGGAAGGTGCGGGAGGTGCGGCCCCTGGGCGGCACCGCGGCGATGCTGCGCGCCATCGCGGGGATGGTGCCGCCGGGACAGTCCGAGCTGAATCCCGCGGTGAACGCGGTGCAGACCCTGGTTGCCGAGTGCGGTTCCGGATCATGGCGCGTGGCCCTGTTCCAGAACACTCCGGCCGCGTACCACCACCGTCCGGATCTCGTGGAGCAGCACACCGGCGAACTTCGGCAGATACTCCGGGCAGAGCACGGTCAGCATCAGGGCTGA
- a CDS encoding MerR family transcriptional regulator, whose amino-acid sequence MDGDTLYSIGDLARRTGLTVKTIRFYSDRGVVTPTGRSPAGYRLYDIDAVARLDFVRTLRALGLDLPTIRKVVDRDLPLPEVAAAHAEALAVQIRTLRLRRAVLTAVARRGPTPAEMDLMHRLAKLSEAERGGLIAEFLDDVFAHLHADPAFTAVIRTMTPELPDDPEAEQVEAWVELAEMSQDPDFRAAVRRMADDQAAERAQGDTAVVRRDLAAVIRDQVGPALAVGVAPASPEADPVVAALTAHYACVSGHRDDGDLRRRLLTRLETVNDPRRERYFQLLAVINGWPAPHSLTMVFDWSIQALRARTERAGQ is encoded by the coding sequence ATGGACGGCGACACGCTCTACTCGATCGGCGATCTGGCCCGGCGCACCGGGCTGACGGTCAAGACCATCCGGTTCTACTCCGACCGCGGGGTCGTGACGCCGACAGGCCGCAGCCCGGCCGGCTACCGCCTGTACGACATCGACGCCGTTGCGCGCCTGGACTTCGTGCGGACCCTTCGCGCGCTGGGCCTGGACCTGCCCACGATCCGCAAGGTCGTGGACCGGGACCTGCCGCTGCCCGAGGTTGCCGCAGCGCACGCCGAAGCGCTGGCGGTGCAGATCCGCACCTTGCGCCTGCGGCGCGCGGTGCTGACGGCGGTGGCCAGGCGCGGGCCCACCCCTGCGGAGATGGATCTCATGCACAGACTCGCCAAGCTCTCCGAAGCGGAGCGCGGGGGGCTGATCGCCGAATTCCTCGACGACGTCTTCGCCCACCTCCATGCCGACCCCGCATTCACGGCGGTGATCCGCACGATGACGCCGGAGCTGCCGGACGACCCCGAGGCGGAGCAGGTCGAGGCGTGGGTGGAGCTGGCCGAAATGTCCCAGGATCCGGACTTCCGCGCCGCGGTGCGGCGGATGGCGGACGACCAGGCGGCCGAGCGCGCCCAGGGCGACACCGCGGTGGTGCGCCGCGACCTTGCCGCCGTCATCCGTGACCAGGTCGGCCCCGCCCTCGCAGTGGGCGTCGCCCCCGCCTCGCCCGAGGCCGACCCCGTGGTCGCCGCGCTCACCGCTCATTACGCGTGTGTCTCCGGTCACCGGGACGACGGCGATCTCCGGCGCCGGCTCCTGACCCGGCTGGAGACTGTGAACGACCCGCGCAGGGAGCGGTACTTTCAGCTCCTCGCCGTGATCAACGGCTGGCCTGCCCCGCACAGTCTGACCATGGTGTTCGACTGGTCCATCCAGGCATTGCGCGCCCGGACAGAGCGCGCCGGGCAGTGA
- a CDS encoding ABC-F family ATP-binding cassette domain-containing protein — translation MTNPIAPSTSVTCSALSFRWPDGTTVFDGLSLTIGRGRTGLAGANGTGKSTLLRLLAGQLRPSQGSVTVGGSLAYLPQNITLDTTLRVDQALGIAGRRAALRAIEAGDVSIEHFETIGDDWDVEERALATLGSLGLGDVELDRTVGEMSGGETVLLRLAALLLERPDVLLLDEPTNNLDLFARRRLYEAVDSWRSGVLVVVSHDRELLERVDRIAELRASSVSWYGGGWSAYEAAVATQQEAAGRMLRVAEADVRRQKRELEEARIKAARRQRHSKKMDAERRAPRIVAGERKRSAQESADKLRGLQEDRLHEARERREEAADAVHDDAEIRVSLPHTAVPAGRTVLSLHDLGLRFGKLREGNLQVHGPERIALVGRNGAGKTSLLRTLTGELAPLSGEARTCVPLRFLPQRLDVLDEELSVAANVARLAPGVTDNHIRSQLARFLFKGARAEQPAGTLSGGERFRAALAATMLAAPAPQLLMLDEPTNNLDMASVRQLTSALDSYRGALLIASHDLAFLESAGITRWLLLGEEIQETSAEEVRDLLEAPEAG, via the coding sequence ATGACCAACCCCATTGCGCCCAGCACCTCCGTGACCTGCTCCGCCCTGTCCTTCCGGTGGCCGGACGGCACGACCGTCTTCGACGGGCTCTCCCTCACCATCGGCCGGGGCCGCACCGGCCTCGCGGGCGCCAACGGCACCGGCAAGTCCACTCTGCTGCGACTGCTGGCCGGCCAACTGCGGCCCTCGCAGGGGTCGGTGACCGTCGGCGGCAGCCTCGCCTATCTGCCGCAGAACATCACCCTCGACACGACGCTCCGCGTCGACCAGGCCCTGGGCATCGCCGGGCGGCGCGCCGCGCTGCGCGCCATCGAGGCCGGAGACGTGAGCATCGAGCACTTCGAGACGATCGGCGACGACTGGGACGTCGAGGAGCGGGCCTTGGCAACACTCGGCTCGCTCGGACTCGGCGACGTCGAACTGGACCGCACCGTGGGCGAGATGTCCGGCGGGGAGACCGTTCTGCTGCGCCTGGCCGCACTGCTGTTGGAGCGTCCCGACGTCCTCCTGCTCGACGAGCCGACCAACAACCTCGACCTGTTCGCGCGCCGTCGGCTCTACGAGGCCGTCGACTCCTGGCGTTCCGGTGTACTGGTCGTGGTCAGCCACGACCGTGAGCTGCTGGAGAGAGTGGACCGTATCGCCGAACTGCGCGCCAGTTCGGTGAGTTGGTACGGGGGCGGCTGGTCCGCCTACGAGGCGGCGGTGGCCACTCAGCAGGAAGCGGCCGGCCGGATGCTGCGAGTCGCCGAGGCGGATGTACGCCGGCAGAAGCGGGAACTGGAGGAGGCCCGGATCAAGGCGGCGCGACGCCAGCGGCACAGCAAGAAGATGGATGCCGAGCGGCGGGCCCCGAGAATCGTCGCCGGTGAGCGTAAGCGGTCCGCGCAGGAGTCGGCGGACAAGCTCCGCGGCCTCCAGGAGGACCGTCTTCATGAGGCGCGCGAGCGGCGCGAGGAGGCCGCGGACGCGGTCCACGACGACGCCGAGATCAGGGTGAGCCTGCCCCATACCGCCGTGCCCGCCGGCCGCACGGTCCTGAGTCTGCACGACCTGGGCCTCCGGTTCGGCAAGCTGCGCGAAGGCAATCTCCAGGTGCACGGGCCCGAACGCATCGCGCTGGTCGGACGCAACGGGGCCGGAAAGACGTCTCTGCTGCGCACCCTCACCGGAGAGCTCGCACCGCTGTCCGGTGAGGCCAGGACCTGTGTGCCGCTGCGGTTCCTTCCGCAGCGCCTGGATGTGCTGGACGAGGAGCTGAGTGTCGCCGCGAACGTGGCACGCCTGGCTCCCGGCGTCACCGACAACCACATCCGCTCTCAGCTCGCGAGGTTCCTGTTCAAGGGGGCACGTGCCGAACAGCCGGCGGGCACCCTGTCGGGCGGGGAACGCTTCCGGGCCGCCCTCGCGGCGACCATGCTCGCGGCACCGGCCCCGCAGTTGCTCATGCTGGACGAACCCACCAACAACCTCGACATGGCCAGCGTGCGACAGCTGACGAGCGCGCTCGACTCCTACCGGGGAGCGCTCCTGATCGCCAGCCACGACCTGGCTTTCCTGGAATCGGCGGGCATCACCCGCTGGTTGCTCCTCGGTGAGGAGATCCAGGAGACGAGCGCCGAAGAGGTCCGCGACCTGCTCGAAGCGCCGGAGGCCGGTTGA
- a CDS encoding helix-turn-helix transcriptional regulator yields the protein MATASKLGDYLRARREQVRPEDVGLPAGERRRVPGLRREEVALLAGISAEYYLRLEQGRDRHPSDQVLDSIAGALRLETDARVYMRALARSPRTATRRSSRPEKVSASIQSLIDGWPTTPALVHGRYMTTLAANPMAIALNPLFAPGINTLRAAFLEPEMREFYRDWDTMTAKAVAYLRSVSAAAVDDPELVRLIGELSLHSERFRTLWARQDVRQRTSGITRLLHPQVGPLDLHYEKLALPGAPGQMLIAYHAEPGSPTGERLQMLAHLAAPPPSTGTDTDSAAAAEAVQAPDQ from the coding sequence ATGGCAACAGCAAGCAAGCTGGGTGACTACTTGCGGGCCCGCCGCGAACAGGTGCGTCCCGAGGACGTCGGACTGCCCGCCGGAGAGCGCCGGCGGGTGCCCGGCCTGCGCCGGGAGGAGGTCGCCCTGCTCGCCGGCATCAGCGCCGAGTACTACCTGCGTCTGGAGCAGGGCCGCGACCGACACCCCTCCGACCAGGTCCTCGACAGCATCGCCGGCGCCTTGCGGCTCGAAACCGATGCCCGCGTGTACATGCGCGCCCTCGCCCGCTCGCCCCGGACCGCCACGCGCAGGAGCTCCCGTCCGGAGAAAGTGAGTGCGAGCATCCAGAGCCTGATCGACGGCTGGCCCACCACGCCCGCGCTCGTCCATGGCCGCTACATGACCACGCTGGCCGCGAACCCGATGGCCATCGCGCTCAACCCCCTCTTCGCGCCTGGAATCAACACACTGCGAGCCGCATTCCTCGAGCCGGAGATGCGCGAGTTCTACCGGGACTGGGACACGATGACCGCCAAGGCCGTCGCCTATTTGCGGTCGGTCAGCGCGGCCGCGGTCGACGACCCCGAGCTCGTCCGGCTGATCGGCGAACTCAGCCTGCACAGCGAGCGCTTCCGTACGCTCTGGGCCCGCCAGGACGTACGGCAGAGGACGAGCGGAATCACCCGCCTGCTCCACCCTCAGGTCGGTCCTCTCGATCTCCACTACGAGAAACTCGCGCTTCCCGGTGCCCCCGGTCAGATGCTCATCGCCTACCACGCCGAGCCCGGCTCCCCGACGGGGGAACGGCTTCAGATGCTCGCGCACCTGGCCGCGCCCCCGCCTTCTACGGGTACCGACACCGACTCGGCTGCCGCCGCCGAGGCGGTACAAGCACCGGACCAGTGA
- a CDS encoding SDR family NAD(P)-dependent oxidoreductase, giving the protein MTDLLRTPFGFSSTADDVIAGIDLTGRRALVTGATSGIGVETARTLAAAGAEVVLGVRRREAGDRIAAQITELTGNPLVSARALDLGDLRSVAAFVASWNGPLHILINNAGIMALPELELTPEGHELQFATNYLGHFALTNGLHDALAAASGARIVSVSSSAHLFSPVIFDDLDFRFRPYDRWAAYAQSKTADVLLAVEADRRWSHEGILANALNPGAIATGLQKHTGGLQTPVDKRKTPAQGAATSVLLAASPLVEGVGGRYFEDCDEAPVLREKPVVFGGGVAPWALDTHNAERLWDTSTELVARATTMR; this is encoded by the coding sequence ATGACCGACCTCCTGCGTACGCCCTTCGGATTCTCCTCGACCGCCGACGACGTGATCGCCGGGATCGACCTCACAGGACGGCGTGCGTTGGTCACCGGCGCGACGTCCGGAATCGGGGTCGAGACCGCGCGCACCCTGGCCGCGGCGGGCGCCGAAGTGGTCCTCGGAGTCCGGCGCCGCGAAGCCGGTGACCGCATTGCCGCACAGATCACCGAACTGACCGGGAATCCCCTGGTGAGCGCCCGCGCACTCGACCTCGGCGATCTGCGGTCGGTGGCCGCCTTCGTCGCGTCCTGGAACGGGCCCCTGCACATCCTGATCAACAACGCCGGGATCATGGCGCTGCCCGAGCTGGAACTGACCCCGGAAGGGCACGAACTCCAGTTCGCCACGAACTATCTCGGTCACTTCGCCCTGACCAACGGCCTGCACGACGCACTCGCCGCGGCTTCCGGCGCCCGGATCGTCTCGGTCAGCTCGAGCGCGCACCTGTTCTCGCCGGTGATCTTCGACGACCTGGACTTCCGGTTCCGTCCCTACGACCGGTGGGCGGCCTACGCCCAGTCCAAGACCGCCGATGTGCTGCTCGCGGTGGAAGCCGACCGTCGGTGGTCGCACGAGGGCATTCTCGCCAACGCTCTCAACCCCGGGGCGATCGCCACCGGGCTGCAGAAGCACACCGGCGGCCTGCAGACACCCGTCGACAAGCGGAAGACGCCCGCGCAGGGTGCCGCCACCTCCGTGCTGCTCGCCGCATCACCCCTGGTCGAGGGCGTCGGGGGCCGCTACTTCGAGGACTGCGACGAAGCCCCGGTCCTGCGCGAGAAGCCCGTCGTGTTCGGCGGCGGAGTCGCCCCGTGGGCGCTCGACACCCACAACGCGGAGCGTCTGTGGGACACCTCGACCGAACTCGTCGCACGTGCCACGACCATGCGCTGA